In Candidatus Desulfofervidus auxilii, one genomic interval encodes:
- the truA gene encoding tRNA pseudouridine(38-40) synthase TruA, with protein sequence MSFLSLLFPKLPFPDSYTISYSPPLKNIRCVLQYKGTAYQGWQKQPSGPTIQGIVEQCISRLTNETIKVKASGRTDAGVHAVMQTINFFTHSSLRPNKFLQALNSLLPKDIAVIYADEVKTEFDAQFCVRSKTYAYFILNAKQASPFLKDYTWQIRKTLDIAAMQETSRSLIGEHNFAAFMASGSDIKNTIRNIFHLEIKEKGPFIIIEIEADGFLRHMARNIVGTLVEIGLHKRKKQEIKSILASQDRKLAGINAPAKGLFLKEVKY encoded by the coding sequence ATGTCATTTTTATCTTTGCTATTTCCTAAATTGCCTTTTCCTGATAGTTACACCATAAGCTATAGTCCACCCCTAAAAAACATTCGCTGTGTTTTGCAATATAAAGGCACTGCCTATCAAGGGTGGCAGAAACAACCTTCTGGCCCTACAATTCAGGGAATAGTAGAACAGTGTATCTCTCGCCTTACTAATGAAACTATTAAAGTTAAGGCCTCTGGCCGCACAGATGCTGGAGTGCATGCCGTTATGCAAACTATAAATTTTTTTACCCATAGCTCATTGAGACCAAATAAATTTCTCCAGGCCCTGAATAGCCTTTTACCAAAAGATATAGCAGTTATTTATGCAGATGAAGTAAAAACTGAATTTGATGCCCAATTTTGTGTAAGGAGTAAAACATATGCTTATTTTATCTTAAATGCAAAACAGGCTTCACCTTTTTTAAAAGATTATACTTGGCAAATAAGAAAAACTTTAGATATTGCTGCCATGCAGGAAACAAGCCGTTCCTTAATAGGAGAACACAATTTTGCTGCCTTTATGGCTAGTGGCAGTGACATTAAAAACACTATTCGGAATATTTTTCATTTAGAAATAAAAGAGAAGGGACCATTTATTATTATAGAAATAGAGGCAGATGGCTTTCTAAGACACATGGCTCGTAATATAGTGGGCACTTTGGTAGAAATTGGCCTTCATAAAAGAAAAAAACAGGAAATAAAGTCTATTTTGGCCTCCCAAGACAGAAAATTAGCTGGCATCAACGCCCCAGCTAAAGGATTGTTTTTAAAAGAAGTAAAATACTGA
- the gatB gene encoding Asp-tRNA(Asn)/Glu-tRNA(Gln) amidotransferase subunit GatB: MSYEAVIGLEVHAQLLTESKIFCSCSTKFGALPNSHVCPVCMGMPGVLPVLNKKVVEFALKMALATHCRINTYSVFARKNYFYPDLPKGYQISQYEHPLAEEGWVEIEVNGYKKQIGIIRIHMEEDAGKLMHDPHKPISYVDFNRTGVPLIEIVSKPDIRTPEEGVAYLKKLRSILRYLEICDGNMEEGSFRCDANISLRLVNTEKFGVRTELKNMNSFKHVQRALTYEIERQRSILEQGGKVIQETRLWDENKGITRSMRGKEEAHDYRYFPDPDLMPVVIDKDWIEEIRKTLPELPDVKKQRFKQVYGLPEYDAEVLTSEKDLAEYFERVVKWGSEAKLASNWVMSEVLRKLNEEKREIQECPVKPKDLAELLQLVQKGTISGKIAKTVFEEMYASGKPASQIVKEKGLIQITDQAVLQEIAQKIIESYPKEVEQYKAGKEKLLGFFVGQMMKQTKGKANPQLVNKIFKELLQK, encoded by the coding sequence ATGTCATATGAAGCTGTTATCGGACTGGAAGTTCATGCCCAGCTTTTGACAGAGAGTAAAATTTTCTGCAGTTGTTCTACTAAATTTGGGGCATTACCCAATTCTCATGTCTGTCCAGTGTGTATGGGAATGCCTGGGGTATTACCAGTATTAAACAAAAAAGTAGTAGAATTTGCTTTAAAGATGGCCTTGGCTACACACTGTCGCATCAATACCTATAGTGTGTTTGCCAGAAAAAATTACTTTTATCCTGATTTGCCCAAGGGTTATCAGATTTCTCAATATGAACATCCCTTGGCAGAAGAGGGATGGGTGGAGATAGAAGTGAATGGTTACAAAAAACAAATTGGAATTATCAGGATTCACATGGAAGAAGATGCAGGTAAACTTATGCATGACCCCCATAAACCCATAAGTTATGTAGATTTTAATCGCACCGGTGTGCCTTTAATTGAGATTGTGAGTAAACCAGATATTCGCACACCAGAAGAGGGAGTGGCCTACTTAAAAAAATTGCGTAGTATTTTGCGTTATTTAGAAATATGCGATGGCAATATGGAAGAAGGTAGTTTTAGATGTGATGCCAATATTTCTTTAAGATTAGTAAATACTGAAAAATTTGGAGTGAGGACAGAATTAAAAAACATGAACTCCTTTAAACATGTGCAGCGGGCATTGACTTATGAAATTGAGCGTCAACGCTCTATTTTGGAGCAAGGGGGAAAAGTTATTCAAGAAACCCGTTTATGGGATGAGAATAAAGGAATAACTCGTTCCATGAGGGGAAAAGAGGAAGCTCATGATTACCGCTATTTCCCGGATCCCGATTTAATGCCAGTGGTGATAGATAAAGATTGGATAGAGGAAATAAGAAAAACTCTTCCAGAGCTGCCGGATGTCAAAAAACAAAGGTTTAAACAGGTATATGGACTTCCTGAATATGATGCTGAAGTGCTTACTTCAGAAAAGGACTTGGCCGAATACTTTGAAAGAGTGGTGAAATGGGGTAGTGAGGCCAAGCTGGCCAGTAACTGGGTGATGTCTGAGGTCTTAAGAAAACTAAATGAGGAAAAACGTGAGATTCAAGAATGTCCAGTGAAACCAAAAGACCTAGCGGAATTGCTGCAGTTGGTCCAAAAGGGCACCATCAGTGGTAAGATTGCCAAGACTGTTTTTGAAGAAATGTATGCTAGCGGAAAGCCTGCCTCTCAGATTGTAAAAGAAAAAGGTTTAATCCAGATTACAGACCAAGCCGTTTTGCAAGAAATTGCCCAAAAAATTATAGAATCTTATCCCAAAGAAGTAGAACAATATAAAGCCGGAAAAGAAAAATTACTGGGATTTTTTGTAGGTCAGATGATGAAGCAAACCAAAGGGAAAGCCAATCCCCAGTTGGTCAATAAGATTTTTAAGGAATTGTTACAGAAATAA
- the fusA gene encoding elongation factor G, which translates to MPFPRYDIRKVRNIGIIAHIDAGKTTITERILYYTGKSHKIGEVHNGEAVMDWMPEEKERGITITSAVTTCYWQGHEIHIIDTPGHVDFTMEVDRSLRVLDGAIGVFCAVGGVEPQSETVWHQADRYQVPKIAFINKMDRIGADFFGTVKQMIDKLGANPLILQLPLGKEQDFKGVIDLLQMKTIIWHQETLGATYDVIDIPEGHQKEAFLYREMLLEKLAEIDEEIMDAYLNEIPIPLPKLKQVIRIATLQLQFLPVLCGAALKNMGIQPLLDAVVNYLPSPMDIPPIKGDNAHTGKAETRAADEKSPFCGLVFKTMLDQGRKFSLVRVYSGKVKVGDVVYNPRKAVRERIARIFRLHADKKERLDEVKAGDIVAFAGLKHAATGDTLCEEAHPIILEPMSLYKPVISVALEAKTKQDAEKAAFGLQKLAEEDPTFQIKTDEDTGETIISGMGELHLEVIISRLEREFHAQVNTGTPQVVYRETITQESEVEKCFKKEMGPHIHFGHVKIKVRPLERGTGIKFKRTLSETEIPSTFWPVIEESLQNVLHQGVIAGYPMIDIEVELCGGSTEEHATELGYRIAAAQALKEACKNAMPILLEPLMKLEVVLPDEYVGEVIGDINSRKGQIEIIEKRGKVTVITAIVPLSQMFGYSTVLRSMTQGRGIFTMQFLRFDKIE; encoded by the coding sequence ATGCCATTCCCAAGGTATGACATCCGAAAGGTCCGAAATATTGGCATAATTGCCCATATTGATGCAGGTAAGACTACTATTACTGAACGTATCCTTTATTATACTGGGAAATCACACAAAATTGGAGAGGTGCATAATGGTGAGGCAGTGATGGATTGGATGCCAGAGGAAAAAGAACGCGGGATCACTATTACTTCGGCAGTGACTACTTGTTATTGGCAGGGGCATGAAATTCACATCATTGACACCCCAGGTCATGTAGACTTTACTATGGAAGTAGACCGTTCTTTAAGGGTATTAGATGGAGCTATTGGTGTATTCTGTGCGGTAGGTGGTGTGGAACCGCAATCAGAAACCGTTTGGCACCAAGCAGATAGATACCAGGTACCCAAAATTGCCTTTATTAATAAAATGGACCGAATAGGGGCAGACTTTTTTGGCACTGTGAAACAGATGATAGATAAATTAGGCGCTAATCCCCTAATTTTACAACTACCTCTGGGAAAAGAACAAGATTTTAAGGGAGTGATTGACCTATTACAAATGAAGACCATTATATGGCACCAGGAGACTTTGGGAGCTACTTATGATGTAATAGACATCCCAGAAGGACACCAAAAAGAGGCTTTCCTATATAGAGAAATGCTTTTGGAAAAACTGGCAGAAATAGATGAAGAAATCATGGATGCTTACTTAAATGAGATTCCTATTCCTCTGCCAAAACTTAAACAAGTTATCCGTATTGCTACCTTACAGCTTCAATTCCTGCCTGTTCTTTGCGGTGCAGCTCTGAAAAATATGGGGATTCAGCCTCTTTTAGATGCGGTAGTAAATTACTTACCTAGTCCAATGGATATACCACCTATAAAGGGAGATAATGCCCATACAGGTAAGGCAGAAACCCGTGCTGCGGATGAGAAGTCTCCTTTTTGTGGCTTGGTGTTTAAGACCATGCTAGACCAGGGAAGAAAATTTAGCTTGGTGAGGGTTTATTCTGGAAAGGTAAAGGTGGGTGATGTGGTCTACAATCCCCGCAAAGCTGTGCGAGAAAGGATTGCTCGTATTTTTAGGCTACATGCGGATAAAAAAGAAAGATTAGATGAGGTAAAAGCAGGTGACATTGTAGCCTTTGCCGGATTGAAACATGCTGCCACAGGTGATACTCTGTGTGAAGAAGCTCATCCTATTATTCTTGAACCTATGAGTCTTTACAAACCTGTAATTTCTGTTGCTTTAGAGGCTAAGACAAAACAAGATGCAGAAAAAGCGGCCTTTGGCCTTCAAAAATTAGCCGAAGAAGACCCTACTTTTCAAATAAAAACAGATGAAGACACAGGAGAGACTATCATTTCAGGTATGGGAGAACTACATTTGGAGGTAATCATATCTCGTTTGGAGAGGGAATTCCATGCCCAAGTGAATACAGGAACCCCTCAAGTGGTCTATCGGGAAACCATTACCCAGGAATCAGAAGTAGAAAAATGTTTTAAAAAAGAAATGGGGCCACATATTCATTTTGGCCATGTTAAAATAAAAGTAAGACCTTTAGAAAGAGGAACGGGCATAAAGTTTAAACGCACCCTTTCTGAAACAGAGATCCCATCAACATTTTGGCCTGTTATAGAAGAATCATTGCAAAATGTGTTACATCAAGGGGTAATTGCAGGTTATCCTATGATAGATATAGAAGTAGAGTTATGTGGAGGAAGCACAGAAGAGCATGCTACTGAATTGGGATATCGCATTGCAGCGGCTCAGGCCTTAAAAGAAGCCTGTAAAAATGCTATGCCCATTTTGCTTGAGCCTCTGATGAAGTTGGAAGTGGTATTGCCAGATGAATATGTGGGGGAGGTCATAGGGGATATCAACAGCCGTAAGGGACAAATAGAAATTATTGAGAAAAGGGGAAAAGTGACTGTAATTACAGCTATTGTTCCCCTTTCCCAAATGTTTGGTTATTCTACTGTGTTACGTTCTATGACCCAGGGACGGGGGATATTTACCATGCAATTTTTGCGGTTTGATAAAATAGAATGA
- the efp gene encoding elongation factor P yields the protein MYTTSDIRRGLKIEFKGEPYEVIEFLHVKPGKGQAFVRTKLKNLITGAVLEHNFRTSDRIPRPSLEEREMQFLYKEDEHYCFMDLETYDQIFLDAEQIEKRNFLKENTIVKMLFFNEKPVGVELPNTVDLEVVKTEPGVRGDTATGGSKPATLETGAVIQVPLFINEGDIVRVDTRTSEYIERVLSK from the coding sequence GTGTATACCACCAGTGATATTAGAAGGGGACTTAAAATCGAGTTTAAAGGAGAGCCTTATGAAGTAATAGAGTTTCTCCATGTGAAACCAGGCAAAGGACAAGCCTTTGTGCGAACAAAGTTGAAAAATTTAATCACTGGAGCAGTTTTAGAACATAATTTCCGCACTAGTGACCGGATTCCCCGTCCCAGTTTAGAAGAAAGGGAGATGCAATTTTTATATAAAGAAGATGAGCATTATTGTTTTATGGATTTAGAAACTTATGACCAAATATTTTTAGATGCGGAACAGATAGAAAAAAGAAATTTTCTTAAAGAAAATACCATAGTAAAAATGCTTTTTTTCAATGAAAAACCAGTGGGAGTTGAATTACCAAATACAGTGGATTTAGAAGTGGTAAAAACAGAACCTGGAGTAAGGGGGGATACTGCTACTGGAGGTAGCAAGCCTGCTACTTTGGAAACCGGGGCAGTAATTCAAGTCCCTTTATTCATTAATGAAGGAGACATAGTGCGGGTGGACACTCGCACTAGTGAATATATAGAAAGGGTTTTAAGTAAGTAA
- the aroQ gene encoding type II 3-dehydroquinate dehydratase has protein sequence MKIHILVIHGPNLNLLGQRETSVYGTDSLEKINTLIEKEAEEHGFEVSTFQSNYEGALVEAIQEARGKYDFIIINPAAYTHTSVALRDAILAVNIPTIEVHLSNIYKREKFRHKSYISGVAIGQICGFGVQSYLLAIKAIAEIIKQKKETEE, from the coding sequence ATGAAAATTCATATTTTGGTAATACATGGACCAAACCTCAACTTGTTAGGACAAAGAGAGACTTCAGTTTATGGCACAGATTCTCTAGAGAAGATCAATACCTTAATTGAAAAGGAGGCAGAGGAACACGGATTTGAAGTAAGCACCTTCCAATCCAACTACGAGGGGGCATTGGTGGAGGCTATACAGGAAGCAAGGGGGAAATATGATTTTATCATTATTAATCCTGCTGCCTACACTCATACCAGTGTGGCCTTAAGAGATGCTATTCTAGCAGTAAATATTCCCACTATAGAGGTGCATCTTTCTAATATTTATAAACGGGAAAAATTTAGACATAAGTCATATATTAGCGGGGTGGCTATAGGGCAGATTTGCGGATTTGGAGTCCAAAGTTATTTATTGGCCATTAAGGCAATAGCTGAGATAATCAAGCAGAAAAAAGAAACGGAGGAATAA
- the yrfG gene encoding GMP/IMP nucleotidase: MKGNHKIFWDDIEWVLLDLDGTLLDKYFDDYFWETLVPEKYAQKYGLSFQEAKEKVVALYQREEGTLNWTDLDFWSKKLALDLPALKKQIAHLIDTHPYVVDFLKFLKQMGKKVFLVTNAHYESLNLKLKHTQLGLYFDGVICAFDIGLSKEDKRFWRRLQEKLKFDPSHTLFIDDSEAPLLAAKEIGIKYLFFKTQASSKSSPKLPINNFSKIEYFKELIEGIEK, translated from the coding sequence ATGAAGGGAAATCATAAGATATTTTGGGATGATATTGAATGGGTACTTTTAGATTTGGATGGCACCCTTTTAGATAAATATTTTGATGATTATTTTTGGGAAACCTTAGTGCCTGAAAAATATGCCCAGAAATATGGGCTCAGTTTTCAAGAGGCAAAGGAAAAAGTCGTGGCCTTATATCAAAGGGAAGAAGGCACTTTAAATTGGACAGATTTAGATTTTTGGTCAAAAAAATTAGCGTTAGACCTTCCTGCCTTAAAAAAACAAATAGCCCATTTGATAGATACTCATCCCTATGTAGTGGATTTTTTAAAATTTCTAAAACAAATGGGTAAAAAGGTATTTTTAGTGACCAATGCCCATTATGAATCTCTTAATCTAAAATTAAAACATACGCAATTGGGTTTATATTTTGATGGAGTGATTTGTGCCTTTGACATTGGCTTATCAAAAGAAGACAAAAGATTTTGGAGGAGACTTCAAGAAAAACTTAAATTTGACCCCTCACATACTTTATTTATAGACGATAGTGAAGCACCTCTTTTGGCTGCTAAAGAGATAGGAATTAAATATTTATTTTTTAAAACCCAGGCTAGCTCTAAGTCTTCACCTAAGTTACCTATTAACAATTTTTCTAAAATAGAGTATTTTAAAGAACTAATAGAGGGGATTGAAAAATGA
- a CDS encoding aldehyde ferredoxin oxidoreductase family protein: protein MESILRVNMRGLKVQKEQISESYTQYGGRGLSSFILKEEVSPVCHPLDRHNKLIFAPGLLGGTMAPNSGRLSIGAKSPLTGTIKESNAGGEAGRYLGKLEIKGIIVEEIPSDDRLYCLYINKDKAELLSADELKGLGNYEAVASLRKKFGNKIAIISIGQAGEMKLNTATIAVTDMEGRPTRHAGRGGLGAVMGSKGLKAIVIDITGAEEPEYADKEAFKKITRRFNQALQKHPVTGQGLPRYGTNILMKIIDDAGALPTRYFQMGQFEEVEAVSGEKQYEIIKARGGKIGHPCHKGCVIRCSRIYPDKNGQYLTKGPEYETIWANGPNLGINDLDAIAQIDRLSDDYGVDNIEVGNAIGIAMKAGVISFGDAQGAIDLYHQIAKGTPLGRIIGSGAVTTAQIFGIARVAAVKGQSLPAYDPRAVKGIGVTYATSPMGADHTAGYTIATNILGLGGKIAPLTKEGQVALSKKMQVITAALDCTGLCLFCALMMADEPKSWDDLIEMINARYGWQWTTHDFFVLGERVLKIEREFNLKAGFTPIDDRLPEFFYEEPLPPHNSVFDIPDEEMQSVFEL, encoded by the coding sequence ATGGAAAGTATTTTGCGTGTAAATATGAGGGGATTAAAGGTGCAAAAAGAACAGATTTCAGAAAGTTACACTCAATATGGTGGAAGAGGCCTTTCTTCTTTTATTTTAAAAGAAGAAGTCTCTCCTGTTTGTCATCCATTAGATAGGCATAACAAACTTATTTTTGCCCCTGGCCTCTTAGGAGGCACCATGGCCCCAAATTCGGGACGGTTATCCATAGGAGCCAAAAGTCCTCTTACTGGAACTATAAAAGAAAGCAATGCTGGAGGGGAGGCGGGAAGATACTTGGGTAAATTGGAGATAAAGGGCATTATTGTGGAAGAAATACCTTCAGATGATAGGCTTTATTGTCTTTATATAAATAAAGACAAGGCAGAACTGTTGTCAGCAGATGAATTGAAAGGATTGGGTAATTATGAAGCGGTAGCCAGTCTCCGGAAAAAATTTGGTAATAAAATAGCTATTATATCTATCGGCCAGGCAGGAGAAATGAAATTAAATACCGCCACCATAGCCGTGACAGATATGGAAGGCCGTCCTACTCGTCATGCTGGTCGTGGTGGTTTAGGTGCAGTTATGGGTAGTAAGGGACTTAAGGCCATTGTGATTGATATTACAGGGGCAGAAGAACCAGAATATGCAGATAAAGAGGCGTTTAAAAAAATTACCCGCCGCTTTAACCAAGCTTTACAAAAACACCCTGTTACTGGTCAAGGATTGCCTAGGTACGGCACTAATATACTAATGAAGATAATTGATGATGCAGGTGCTTTGCCTACACGATATTTCCAAATGGGACAATTTGAGGAAGTAGAGGCAGTTAGTGGGGAAAAACAATATGAAATCATTAAGGCTAGAGGAGGCAAAATTGGCCATCCCTGCCATAAAGGCTGTGTAATTAGGTGTTCTCGCATCTATCCAGATAAGAATGGCCAATACCTTACCAAAGGTCCAGAGTATGAAACTATTTGGGCAAATGGTCCCAACTTGGGTATTAATGATTTAGATGCCATTGCTCAAATAGATAGATTGTCAGATGATTATGGAGTGGATAACATTGAGGTAGGAAATGCTATTGGTATAGCCATGAAGGCAGGTGTGATTTCCTTTGGCGATGCTCAAGGTGCTATTGATTTGTATCACCAAATAGCCAAAGGCACACCCTTAGGTAGAATTATTGGCAGTGGTGCAGTAACTACCGCACAAATATTTGGAATAGCCAGGGTAGCAGCCGTAAAAGGGCAATCATTACCTGCTTATGACCCTCGGGCTGTAAAGGGAATAGGAGTTACTTATGCTACTTCTCCTATGGGGGCAGACCATACTGCTGGTTACACCATAGCCACTAATATTTTGGGTTTAGGAGGTAAGATTGCTCCCTTAACTAAAGAGGGACAAGTAGCCTTATCTAAGAAAATGCAAGTAATTACCGCTGCCCTAGACTGCACTGGACTTTGTCTCTTCTGTGCTTTAATGATGGCTGATGAGCCTAAATCTTGGGATGATTTGATAGAAATGATTAATGCTAGATATGGCTGGCAATGGACAACCCATGACTTTTTTGTCTTAGGCGAAAGGGTGTTAAAGATAGAAAGAGAGTTTAATTTAAAGGCAGGTTTCACCCCTATAGATGACCGTCTTCCTGAGTTCTTTTATGAAGAGCCATTGCCACCTCATAACTCTGTTTTTGATATTCCTGACGAAGAAATGCAATCTGTATTTGAACTATGA
- a CDS encoding transposase, with protein RFKNERQLAIYCGVACIDDESGKHKRTRVVYKANKICKATMIEIAGCTIRYVSESATYYAKKRTEGKEHNHALRCLARQLIKVIFKMLKEDRDYILKEEMEKAA; from the coding sequence AGATTTAAAAACGAGAGGCAACTTGCGATCTATTGTGGTGTAGCCTGTATAGATGATGAGTCTGGTAAACACAAAAGGACAAGAGTTGTATATAAGGCTAATAAGATATGTAAAGCAACTATGATTGAAATTGCGGGCTGCACAATTCGGTATGTTTCAGAATCCGCTACTTACTATGCTAAAAAACGGACTGAAGGGAAAGAGCATAACCATGCCTTGCGCTGCCTTGCTAGACAATTGATAAAAGTTATTTTTAAGATGTTAAAAGAAGATCGAGACTATATCTTAAAGGAGGAAATGGAGAAGGCTGCTTAA
- a CDS encoding IS110 family transposase, producing the protein MKRLSGGIDIGSDNHHIIIMDDEEQILYDQKIAHKFSEFYKAVREFREIEKREGGIISFAIEGKNGYGAPFDRILIESGFTLYNVDNLKLKQFRNVFGAEWRNDKRDAKMLAKMLKLRDYLDAENEKAFIAVEKATKINEKLKILSRHQQTLIDEKIRLQNRLRKRLLEVSPEILEIGDTDSKKMLRLLVRYPDFSRYK; encoded by the coding sequence GTGAAAAGGTTATCTGGAGGAATCGATATTGGCAGTGATAATCATCACATAATTATCATGGATGATGAAGAACAGATTTTGTATGACCAGAAGATAGCACACAAATTCAGTGAATTTTATAAGGCAGTTAGAGAATTTAGAGAGATTGAGAAAAGAGAAGGTGGGATAATATCATTTGCAATTGAAGGAAAGAATGGATACGGAGCACCATTTGATCGGATACTTATAGAGAGCGGATTCACCTTATACAATGTAGATAATTTAAAATTAAAACAATTTCGGAATGTATTTGGGGCAGAATGGCGTAACGATAAAAGGGACGCAAAAATGTTAGCAAAAATGCTGAAATTAAGAGATTATTTAGACGCTGAAAATGAAAAGGCATTCATTGCGGTAGAGAAGGCAACAAAAATCAATGAAAAGTTAAAGATTCTGTCTCGGCATCAACAAACCCTGATAGATGAGAAGATAAGGTTGCAAAACAGGCTTCGAAAAAGGCTATTAGAAGTATCTCCTGAGATATTAGAGATTGGTGATACAGACAGCAAGAAGATGTTGAGGCTTCTGGTAAGGTATCCTGATTTTTCGAGATATAAG
- a CDS encoding helix-turn-helix domain-containing protein, with translation MESSDNIVMNADEVSRWLRIPKSTLYKLCKKGQIPCTKIGKHWRFDRSILETWFEEKVREKNKK, from the coding sequence GTGGAGTCTTCTGATAATATAGTCATGAATGCTGATGAAGTTTCCAGATGGCTTCGTATTCCCAAATCAACTCTATATAAATTGTGTAAGAAAGGACAAATTCCTTGTACCAAAATAGGAAAACACTGGAGGTTTGACAGGAGTATACTTGAAACTTGGTTTGAAGAAAAAGTAAGGGAAAAAAATAAAAAATAA
- the pilM gene encoding type IV pilus assembly protein PilM, with protein sequence MSILAGLQTLLKPISLKAFLKGFANRPLLGIDLGQHTIKLLQLKLKNLQISTFGSYILPPEAMTEGEKRDEYLLTALDGLLRQLKIKQKEVALCLPSKYVIIKKIELPRMEKKEEIASAVFREAEQYIPYELEDVNISYQVVSEEAEKLDRMEVLLVSAKKDIINHQVALINEVGLIPYVIDVENFALVNAYEACYGKTPGPLAIIDVGASKINIVVVENNIPIFNREVPIGGIYLTKKIQANLNIDYEEAEKIKIEGTSDKKLLSALKEVFVTVTQEWLQEITAALNFFESSTKTKINEIFLCGGSSRIEGFSEILEKSLKKKVHNFNPFNTLRYDSSHFDPAYLEYYNSQIPIAFGLALRTMVER encoded by the coding sequence ATGAGCATCTTAGCAGGTTTACAAACACTTTTAAAGCCCATTTCTTTGAAGGCCTTTTTAAAAGGATTTGCCAATCGTCCTCTATTAGGTATTGATTTAGGCCAACATACCATAAAATTGCTTCAGTTAAAACTTAAAAATTTACAAATTTCAACCTTTGGCTCTTATATTTTACCTCCTGAAGCTATGACAGAAGGCGAAAAAAGAGATGAATATTTACTTACTGCATTAGACGGATTATTGCGGCAGCTCAAAATTAAGCAAAAAGAAGTAGCTTTATGTTTACCTTCTAAGTATGTGATTATAAAGAAGATAGAATTACCTCGTATGGAAAAAAAAGAAGAAATAGCCTCAGCCGTTTTTCGAGAGGCAGAACAATATATTCCCTATGAATTAGAGGATGTAAATATAAGTTATCAAGTAGTCTCAGAAGAAGCAGAAAAATTAGATAGAATGGAAGTTCTGCTGGTTTCAGCAAAAAAAGATATTATTAATCACCAAGTAGCATTAATAAACGAAGTAGGTCTTATACCTTATGTAATTGATGTAGAAAATTTTGCCCTAGTTAATGCTTATGAAGCATGTTATGGAAAAACTCCAGGACCTCTAGCTATAATAGATGTTGGTGCCAGTAAAATAAATATAGTGGTGGTGGAAAATAATATTCCTATTTTTAACCGTGAGGTACCTATTGGAGGAATATACCTAACAAAAAAAATTCAGGCTAATTTAAATATAGATTATGAAGAAGCTGAAAAGATTAAAATTGAAGGAACTTCTGATAAAAAACTTTTATCTGCTCTTAAAGAAGTCTTTGTTACAGTAACCCAAGAGTGGTTACAAGAAATAACTGCTGCCTTAAATTTTTTTGAAAGTAGCACAAAAACAAAAATAAATGAAATTTTTCTCTGCGGAGGTTCTTCCAGAATAGAAGGTTTTTCTGAAATTTTAGAAAAATCTTTAAAAAAGAAAGTGCATAATTTCAATCCCTTTAATACACTCAGATATGATAGTAGCCATTTTGACCCTGCTTATTTAGAATATTATAATTCTCAAATTCCAATAGCCTTTGGTCTTGCTTTAAGAACTATGGTAGAAAGATGA
- a CDS encoding PilN domain-containing protein — MIKINLLPKEEIKAVPDIKREVSIVFLFYILLILVGAYLFININGKISTLKKELQSAQIELAKYKDIQKKLTDLKKQKEIIEQKIKVVSVLEKERKKAIEVLNALTANFLVNKMWFEELTLEGNQLSVKGIALGNETVAEFMERLKKIPYFQVVELIKTEKKKIAELNLTKFTLKCNIRIIGEKV; from the coding sequence ATGATTAAGATAAATTTACTTCCCAAGGAAGAAATTAAGGCAGTTCCAGATATCAAGCGAGAAGTCTCCATTGTTTTTTTATTTTACATCCTTTTGATATTGGTTGGTGCTTATTTGTTCATAAATATTAACGGTAAGATCTCAACCCTTAAAAAAGAGTTACAATCAGCCCAAATAGAACTTGCCAAATACAAAGATATTCAAAAAAAACTAACTGATTTGAAAAAACAAAAAGAGATTATAGAACAAAAAATAAAGGTAGTTTCTGTTTTAGAAAAAGAAAGGAAAAAAGCGATAGAAGTTTTAAATGCTTTAACTGCTAATTTTTTAGTAAACAAAATGTGGTTTGAAGAACTAACTTTAGAAGGAAATCAATTGAGTGTTAAAGGAATAGCTTTGGGTAATGAAACAGTAGCAGAGTTTATGGAACGATTAAAAAAGATACCTTACTTCCAAGTGGTAGAACTAATTAAAACCGAAAAGAAAAAAATTGCTGAATTAAACTTAACCAAGTTTACTCTAAAGTGCAATATTAGGATAATAGGAGAAAAGGTTTAG